From a region of the Bacteroidales bacterium genome:
- a CDS encoding helix-turn-helix domain-containing protein: MSVSKNLGRRKIIGDLLKEFRESRGLTLYQMAKESGTIVSSQAGIVEKGETNYTIDTFFDYIEAAGLYIYFAEKENSTDEPHDFDDIIAKMLGN, encoded by the coding sequence ATGAGTGTAAGTAAAAATTTAGGTCGTCGTAAAATTATCGGCGACCTGTTAAAAGAATTCAGGGAAAGTCGAGGACTTACCCTCTACCAAATGGCAAAAGAAAGCGGGACAATTGTAAGTTCGCAAGCGGGAATTGTCGAAAAGGGCGAAACAAATTACACAATAGACACTTTTTTCGATTATATCGAGGCTGCAGGACTTTATATTTATTTTGCTGAAAAAGAAAATAGCACAGATGAACCTCATGACTTTGATGATATAATTGCGAAGATGTTGGGTAATTAA
- a CDS encoding peptidase M15 yields MKGREMKISNNFTLEEFEKSETALAYGIDNAMPANLRENIVALVNNLLQPLCDNTGWSCLISSGYRCDRLNRKVGGADMSQHTTAEAADCKFYIKENGRTVFISTIQVMKKVNELKLEFDQMIAYPSFVHLSFTMKRRNRHQVLYNSSYKGERL; encoded by the coding sequence ATGAAAGGTCGAGAAATGAAAATAAGTAATAATTTCACATTAGAAGAATTTGAAAAAAGCGAAACCGCTTTAGCTTATGGGATTGATAATGCTATGCCTGCAAATTTAAGAGAAAATATTGTTGCGCTAGTCAACAACCTATTGCAACCATTATGCGATAATACAGGTTGGAGCTGTTTGATATCGTCAGGGTATCGCTGTGATAGGCTTAACCGCAAAGTTGGCGGAGCTGATATGTCGCAACATACAACGGCAGAGGCTGCGGATTGCAAGTTTTATATCAAGGAAAACGGAAGGACAGTTTTTATATCTACAATTCAGGTGATGAAGAAAGTTAATGAATTAAAACTCGAATTCGACCAGATGATTGCTTATCCGTCATTCGTTCATCTATCTTTTACGATGAAACGGCGTAACCGCCATCAAGTATTATATAATTCAAGCTATAAGGGAGAAAGATTATGA
- a CDS encoding dihydroorotase: MKYILRNANVINEGKSFFADILLNNSIIERIDNSINIVGNYNEIICEGLYLLPGLIDDQVHFREPGLTHKAEIYTESMAAVAGGITSYMEMPNTKPQTVTVELLEEKYQLAKGRSFANYSFYIGATNDNLDELKKVDPKTVPGAKVFMGSSTGNMLVDDNEILEKIFSQVPLLIAIHAEDESIIKRNTKIIREKYGDNPPFSIHPLIRTDEACFECTSKAVNLAKKYNTRLHILHLTTALEVELLSKLKNENFSNITSEVCTQHLWFTDKDYEKKQQFIKWNPAIKTESDRNALREALKNNIIDVIATDHAPHTLEEKNNSYYSCPSGGPMVQHSLLVLLEMVRDGVFDLIDIPKWTAHNPAKYFGLKNRGFVREGFAGDIVVVDPNDITKVTNSNTLYKCKWSPFDNLTFNSKIKYTFVNSNLVYNDGEIMDEAKGERLFFNT, from the coding sequence ATGAAATACATCCTTCGAAACGCTAATGTAATTAATGAAGGTAAGTCTTTTTTCGCAGACATTCTATTAAATAATAGTATTATAGAACGCATTGATAATTCAATTAACATTGTCGGTAATTATAATGAAATTATTTGTGAAGGTTTATATCTTTTACCGGGATTAATTGATGATCAGGTACATTTTCGCGAACCGGGTTTAACACACAAAGCTGAAATCTACACTGAAAGTATGGCGGCGGTTGCAGGTGGAATAACTTCTTATATGGAGATGCCGAATACTAAACCGCAAACAGTTACAGTTGAATTACTTGAAGAAAAATATCAATTAGCTAAGGGTCGTTCTTTCGCTAATTATTCTTTTTACATTGGTGCAACCAATGATAATTTGGATGAGTTGAAAAAGGTTGATCCGAAAACCGTTCCCGGAGCCAAAGTTTTTATGGGTTCATCAACAGGTAATATGCTTGTGGATGATAATGAAATTCTTGAAAAGATTTTTTCTCAAGTTCCGTTGCTTATTGCAATTCATGCGGAAGATGAGTCTATAATTAAGAGAAATACAAAAATCATTAGAGAAAAGTATGGAGATAATCCGCCGTTTAGTATCCATCCCTTAATAAGAACAGATGAAGCTTGTTTTGAATGTACTTCAAAAGCTGTTAATTTAGCTAAGAAATATAATACCCGGTTGCATATTTTACATTTGACAACTGCTCTTGAAGTTGAATTACTTTCTAAGTTGAAAAATGAAAATTTCAGCAATATTACTTCCGAAGTTTGCACTCAACATCTTTGGTTTACTGATAAAGATTACGAAAAGAAACAGCAATTTATTAAGTGGAATCCTGCAATAAAAACCGAAAGCGATAGAAATGCACTTCGTGAAGCATTAAAAAATAATATAATAGATGTTATAGCTACAGATCACGCGCCTCATACTTTAGAGGAAAAAAATAATAGTTATTATTCTTGTCCTTCTGGCGGACCAATGGTACAACATTCGCTTTTGGTTTTGCTGGAAATGGTGAGAGACGGCGTTTTCGATTTGATTGATATTCCTAAATGGACGGCTCATAATCCCGCTAAATACTTCGGATTAAAAAACAGAGGGTTTGTAAGAGAAGGTTTTGCCGGCGATATCGTTGTTGTTGATCCTAATGATATTACAAAAGTTACAAATTCAAATACTTTGTATAAATGCAAATGGTCGCCATTTGATAACCTTACTTTCAATTCAAAAATAAAATATACTTTTGTAAATTCGAATCTTGTCTATAATGATGGTGAAATTATGGATGAAGCAAAAGGTGAAAGATTATTTTTTAATACTTAA